The DNA region TCTATTCTCAGCCACAAATCTTACACCCCTGTTCACATTAACTTCAATCTCAGCCCTCAAAGCTTCTTCAGCTGCCATCTGAGCCAGCAAGTTAGCCCTCCCTCTCTTTTTAGAAATATCACTCCATTTTCCTAATAATATGTAAGCTACCACAGGAAACACAACCAAAACCAAGAACAGTAAAGGTATGTCCGCTCCCCTTGGTTCGAGCATGTCCCTCCTAGCCACGCATTCATGACCCGGTTTTACAGCTTTGTGAGTGTCTCTCTCTTCGGACTACAAAGAGTTCACGCAGCCATAAAATCTCCAAAAAAACACTCTTATGAGACGCAGTAAGATCTTATCTCCAGGTTATCTCCAGGTTCAGGCTAGTTAATCTCCCAAGATGGACAGCACTGCAATTAAATAAACCAACTGAATCAGTTCATTTTCTACTCATTAAACAAACATTTGTCACAGAACACTGAAGAGTTTCATAGATTGATTCCCAGGCATGCAACCATCTGATCTACAGATTCAATTCACTCACAAGTGCTCTCTGAACTAACAAATCGAAGTAACCcccaaaatagaataaaagcAATATCAGTGAAGAACCCAGTTTTTACTAAATCTGAAGCAAAAAGTGAGTTCCAAATGTAAGAAATAGAGCACGAAAGATCCTAACTTTCAGACACTAGACAGCTCCATAGATTAAAAAACTAGAGGGAAAACACTCGCGATCCAAACGAAAGGAGCTTAAATTCATAAGAACCCTAACACATTATCCCACGAAGCAGCTCAAAATCACTCTCGAGCGGACACGGATCTAACTAAAGCTCGTAAAAAAAAGCCTCCTTTGTTCTACCAGTCTAAGATTCAAACACTCACTAACCCATTTTATTACAGTAGCTCAACAAgaaattttgacaaaaaaaagagtaaagcTGAGAGAAACGGTCCAACATACATAAAAGAGTTGAGCTTTGTACCTCTTATCTAAAGAGATGATGAAATGcgaaataaaaagagagaaaccctaatttcacccttatcttcttcttctgcccctctcttgtcttcttcttctttgtgagAGCTCGAGAAAAGATGCTTTGATTCCTCGAATGGGTAACGCACACAAACAGTCTCTttgtctttctctctctcctcgtcTTGTGCTCTTCTCTTCTCACACTCTCCGTCCTGTTAAGGCtgctgtttttttcttttttttaaagaacaaattataAAGCAGACAATTTAGTTgataaactaaactaaaattagGGCATAGTTTGAGACGATTAATGTCGGAATATTTCTTTGTAATGTCATAGATCTGGATTGAATTATTACGTAACTACAATTAGAGAAAGTAAAATTAAACTTGCCTTGTCCTAAGCATACATGTCACATTGGATTTGCTAATTAATATGATTAACTTTATACTTTTGCCAGGAATACGTAAGCTCTAAAAAGGGTATGAAAATGACTTGTTGTTGGATGATCTTAAAACTCTATCCGACGGTCATAAGTTTGTTTCGCTTAAAAATATCAacagaataaaaagaaaatatagatcaGAAATGTTATTTAACTTATAATCGAATGTCAAATCACAAAAATGAATGATAAAACACATTTCCTacaaatcaataataaaaaaaaacattttatcatTTGCTCTTGTATTAGTCTTTTGCTAATGGattttattagtaaataaattaGCCAAGCTCATCCCACAAACGTGACATGTCATGTTATAGACATTCGCTATAGATGACTCTCATTTTCAATAAAACTTGGTAATTGGGCTTCATGCGGTTATCTTAGCCCAAAACTAAACACAACCCGATAACCCGAGCCCAGGACCCGATTTCTAATAGTTATGAAAGGTGCTAAACATGATTTGAATTTGATAAATTTGGCTTCTCATGAAGCCGACCAACTTACAAAAGTCTCCAAATTAATACAATACAAATGGTAAGCAAAAAAACATAGTCATTGCAATCTCACTTGTGCCCTTTCTTCTTCCACAAGTCACCAAACATCTTCATCCCTGAGCTCTTCCTCTTCCCACTACTTCCCACTGCATCATCAGAATCATCATCCATGAACCCAACCACCGCACTCTGGTCAAACAACCCACCACCTGCTGCCCCTGACCGACCTTGACTGTTCGTCTCAGACTCTCCAGAGAGAACAGCTGCTGCAGCATCTGCCGCCTTCCTCCACTGCTCGGTTTGAACTCTGAGCTTCTTCATCTCAGCTTCTAAAGCTTCCTTTGCTTCTTCCATGGACTCGAGCTTCTCCTCTAGGTGAGCTGTCTTTGCTCTGCTTTGTTCCAGCTCTTCTCCAATCTGACTCACCTTTGAAGCCATTTCATCTTCGTTACCTTTCACTTTAGACATCTCAGAAGCTGCATCACTTAACTGATTCTTTAAGCTCTCGTTCTCTTTGCCTAGTGACTTCTGTTCTTTCTCCATATCATACAGTCTAGCTTTCAACATCTTGATCTCATCTTCCTTCACAACAAGTttcccatcttcttctttcacTACCGCAACAGGAACCTCAAACACATCTGTCTCGTTCTCCAAATCACCGCGGATTTCATCTCTATCAACTGCTTCTGCCTCAGAAGCAGAACCCTCCACTCCAGCCAGAGGATTTGGTTTTGTGGAATTGTTGTTGTTATCATGATGAAGCTCATTTTGAGCTTGTTTCTTCACAGCTTCAGCATTAGCCAGTTGCTCCTTTAGCAGTCTCAGCTCCTCTTGTGCTTGCCCTAACTGTGACTCTAGATCCGATATTCGGCCCCCAAGTTTCTTCTGACCAAGCGGAGGAGGCCCACCACCACCGCTTCTAGGAGATTTACGGTCAGCACCAAACTTAGAACTCAGCAGACGGTTGGGATGATTTGAGTTAGAGTTAGACGTAGAAGAGGAAGTCCTCAGCCTCGGAGCTTGCCCCTGAGACAACTCTGAAACtctaaagaaataaaaactaacTTTATTAACCACATCATTACTTTACTCATATATCATATCAGATCATAAACAACTCAAGATCAAATGTAGTGAAAATATTTACCTTGGTCTTGGCATTTTTGATTTTCTGCAGAGGATTTACGTAAAAAGTTGCAGGAAGCTCAAAGGGGTAATGAAGCAGTTATGAAAAGCTGAAgcataaataaaaaaagcagAATGTCATTTATTACAGCAACTATCAAAGTCATTAACTCATGTCGGGGAAAAGGTAATAATAATCTTCAAACTTTTCAAGAAAATAAGAaggaaaaatatagaaacttaaCTTTGAAGTTGAAATTCAGGAGGTGACTTaaagaaaatatggaaatagaaagaaaaaaatgtaaattaaatatgaaaaagagAAAGCAAGATAAAGAGCTTCGTTGGATGATTGTGAGTTAGTTAATAATAGGAACAAGGACATAAAACCAGAAGAAGACCCACAATGACAACAAACAGCTTCATTTTAAGAAAGTCTCGAAAACCAAGAAGTCTATACTCTatagagagggagagagataaatgtgtttttgaagatttgaaataAAGCTGTCGGTGAAATGGGGGGTAGTGAGATTTTAAAAATCGATGGACCATTGGGGGAGAAGAAGGGtcaaaaaagtaataatttcaatttttgaataatttcaacttcttcttttttcagcATGCAAACTACTCCTATTAGTGTGTAATAAAAAGATACACGAGTGGATATATTTTATCATGGGTAAATTGGATATTCTAGACCACCAAAAACTGGCAATTTCTATGGGTAGATTGGATATTCTAGACCACCAAAAAACTGGTAATAGTGAGAAACTGAGGATGCAATTATGTATGAAAAGTTCGAGAACTGAATCTGAGACCATCAGTGTTGTATCATTTGACTTTTACTAATATGAATTTCATGATAGATATATTTAGACAAATGCATATATACAAATGGGGATTTATAATAATACGCACACATGCATTTACCTACAAATCAAACATTTTCTGTCAGTTTCTTTTTTGTCGGTTTTCTACAAATTTCAACTTACAATCTTATTTTactgttgataaaaaaaatcttatttttactAGTCTTCCCTGATTTCGACATTTTTGTGATCTCCAACACCTCGAGTAACCAATATGGTGTTTattaaggtaaaaaaaaaattcaactaatTTGGATTCACTTTTTGGCCAGTGACATTATATAGCTAGTGTTGTAGACGGGCTATATCATGTAAAATTTAGATGTTAATGTGAGAAACAAAATTTAGTACAAGCTTCTAAtggtatttaaaaataattttattaaaagttgaTAACTCTACCATTTGGAACATAACCCACGCGGCCAGGATAAGGTTTAAAGTAACATATGACCAAATTTCAGGAAGTGACTATAATAAACAACAGTACTCACATTTACATCTAGAGAAAACATTTTAGATTTATTAGTTATAGGAAATTAAATGTACGTGGACAGACGATTTTCCAAAGTAAGAGAAGTAAAAAAATGTACTTGATAATATTCAAGAACCAAAGACAAAGGCATgtgaaaatctataaaaatctctaaaacccTGAAGCCCCAAAGATGACCACCACATTTCAATTCTTATTTTATCTTCTCATTTAATACCAAAGAGACCAAAGCATGTGAATCTTCATTTTCTCGTCCTTCTTTGACATCTCCACAACTACTAACAATTCTTTTACTCGGTCCCTTAGCATCATCCTCCACTATTCTATTTCGATCCCATCACAATATACAGCTCGAAGTCTCTAACTAATAATCAAGACACTGCTGAAACATCAAAATCACATCTTGTAAAGTCACAATTCGTATATTTCATAGCTTTGCATGATCATTATAACCCCAAGTTTGCAAGATATCCTTCCTCCAagcatgcttttttttttgaaaaaagtgcATGACATTAGTTTCCTTGTATATATTAACATctcttatattttcttttgtcatccaacatatcccttatatattaattaagaaatattacaacatttttttgtaagCTTTCCCACAGCTACATAGAAGACTAAGACAAAGTGATTCGATTTTGGAAACAATACTAAGTTACTGGCTTTAAAACCATTAAAAATGGTTCCAGTAAtgttaaagtaaaatataatttttttttgtagaacttattttatgataaaagtTCACTTGATGACCGCATTacatttttatagatataaatagattgataaaattttaaactcaaaTCGATTAGgttcatcataaattcaaaatagatttcgaTCTACaattataattacaaataattagctcaatatatagatgattatacatattaagaaaatttaaacacatatacatatttagtttgcaaatactatatattttaatttttattatataagtttcTCTACTAAATaaagattaaatttttaatctATAGATATTAGAATGATAAATGTTTTAGTCACAAATATtacatacatattatataatgaaacatTGAAGGACATTGTGCATATTATATAAAGTAagcttcaatttttttaaaaacttgtgTAATAGGTAAGATGTAGTTGAAGTAAATTTTGTGAAAGTAAATCAATAATAGTAATTTACAACTTGTGTAATTggttaaatttatgtttaactatttaaaaaacttGTTTAATAATGTTTCTCAATAAAATCCCCGAATTTTGTgagtgattttttaattagttatgagaatttaaataaatttatagtaacttttttttattaaccgAAACCAAAATGCTTTATGATGATTGCGTACatcaattttctatttttccatATTGCATAAACTACGGTCAAATTTAAATTTCCttaatatatatcttttcttagaatactattatttaaattttcttatgaaacttaaatttaatatttaatcaaatttgGTTAAATTACGGTCATAGTCTATCTTTTTGATTCATATGCAAATTGATgaacaataaaattattaatctaTTAACATTTATTGGGATTTCTTAGTCTCAATGTCTTGTTGCTTAAGTTAAAGGATttcaatttattataaaatttcattttaaaatttatgtactTCATAATATCAATTCATAATATTAAGACTAATGACATGATTGACATTGTGATTCATCTAAACCCATAAAATTGAATGAATATAGACACAATTAATGACATAATTATGATTTATAGGGATGATAGCCATTATCATAATGACATGATTATGATTTGTAATGTATTATAAGAAATAATAGGTGTCTTTATTTCGGTCAAAAATATAGAATTGCATACCAAATTTAGTCAGAAAGAGATTGAGATGATGTAAAAAACACGTagaatatgtaatatatatgtcACTAACTTTTTATGATAACATATAGATTGCTattcacatttttaatatttttttaaaaaaatttgtaactaATACTTTTGTAAAGTATTAGCTGGTtctagaattatttttttattttaaatataaattaaaataaataaatttacaaattatCGACCaagtaaattattatttttaatataattttagaatatttggaaaatgatattaattggttctagatttattttttatttccttagTAAACATTAACTAACGAACAGACTAATAACTGAAAGTGTTAATTTCACCTCGATttgaaagaaaacatatataatatcgCCAAAAATTTAATCTGAATAATacctaacttttattttatgaataaaaatcaacaaatatgaaaacaatATTAACTATGAGATTTGACCATATTAAAGAATCTAATAATTTATGTGGTCAAAATTATTTGTCTATTAGCATTTATGTtgatttcttagttaaaaaatctTGGGATTAAATTATGggattatctctctctctctctctctctctctctctctctctatatatatatatatatatatatatatatatatatatatatatatatatttaaatataatattcccttatttagtttagtcgaatataaaaattttgagagtttaattttgaaataaataaaatatcataaataactcatagaaaactaatgcaaaaattagtatattgtttcattttaaaataaatttacaaaagaacatgtcaatatatgaatagtacaattgcatcaaattgcatcaagttatagatttttaatataatatttcgtacaaataaaaatattattatcaaacaTCATAATATATTCTACTATGTATGTAAAttgcaaatataaaaatgtaaatgagtttttcttataaaaccagcagtttatgagtttacgttgaacaaaaattaaatcaacaTCCATGCGGAGGCGTAGATCAAATTCTAGTTTTTATTATACTTTGGACACTTTCAAAATTTATGTATAAAGTATAATATCGAAATTTATGTTTCCATAATATCATACAGCATTTTATAGTATAAAGTATAAAACGATGATCCGCACCCTACGCGGAGTAAATAGACtattaaaattgtaatatttatactatttattttcagaAAGTAAATATGGGGTCACATATATTACATGTTATACAATAACGGAGTGAGttaaattgattttgtttgtaTATGGTTAGTTACATTGTTTCTTAAGTATTTTGGATCATTAGTTAGATATAATCTTAAAAAcgtaaataaatagtaaacaCATATATCAATTAGTTATGAGTTgaatattaaaagtaaaatagaGAATCCAATTATTTCTtccataaaaaaacaaaacgtagacattataataataaattatgaaaattagaacttaaaaaaaaagttctgcAGACAAAACAATCAATAACAACAACTGATGTGGAAAGTATCTTCAAAACTCTCTGTTTGCAATCCTATAAAGAACAATAACAAAGAATATAAGCTTATCAAATTACaaagaattatataaatgtgaagTAATTAAGAGAAATATATTACCTCTTTCTGAAAGCATCAATTTCTGGAACATCATTGGGTTCAAACAGAACTTTAAAAAAACCGATCAATGTTAGTCAAATTCTTGAATCGACCTTatcatgataaaaaaaacatttagaaaagtATACAGATAATATTATCTCAACCGgtttaaaagaatataataaattaccTTTTCCCCAATTAATTTGCCAAAACTATAAAACACAAAGTACGACGTTAGCATTTGTCGAATTccataaatttttagaaaacatGAGTAAGTGTTCCATAAGCAACACACTTAATGACGACATTACtgtaagttttgaaaaaaaaagaattaaatcaGTAATCAGTcgcatattttttttaatttgaaaatttattaggTTACTATCATGTATCACAATCAATccttatattttcatctaaaattGGTAATAATATAATAGACTACCATAATTGAAATACCGAAAATAATTGATTGATAAAAATTACTTTACTGTGAAAGATTTCATAATATCGCTGTTGTTATTGTGATCATTTTTGGCCTGTGATTTACGTTTCTACATCAGTCTAGCTCTAAAATAGGAAAGAATACAATATAGACTAAACATAATTGAAATCTCATATATGATTGATTAACTCAAATTTTGTGACTAATATTTGACTTGACACCAAGATTTACTtcattaagtttatttttgattcacttaaatataattcattgaCTCAAACATAATTGAAATCACGAAAAGTGGCTGACGATTataaatgttaataatttacaaatattattttagttttgaagttatctttgtaatcatggTTCCGAAAACATTATACATTGacttaacatttcataaaatagtGTAAACTCAAACTCTCAACGATTACATCActcaaaatattgtatataatataaacaataaatttcaTTTCGGAAAATCGATCCAAAGTTTCCattgttttaaaacattttttgaaagaaacagaaaagacACCCACaactaattcatttttttttattgatttcgaGTATCCATTTTCTTAAATGGTTAAATAATAACCGAAGAATATAATTATTGACAATATTGATATTTTCCTTATCTAGCAACTCATTAAATTCCATTGTTTGTCTTTAATGAATATggataaaatgaaacatatactatatattaaatgtaatgGCATGATATGTAATTAGTCTAGATTGAAGAGGGTTTTTTTCAAAAAGGTTATGAGGTGGATTGTGGTTGTGACACCTAAGAAATGACACACTTGTAAATCCCACATAAGACAaaggtttatttttaaatgatctcctcaaataataataagaaggggattTTAGGTTCACTCGTGTTTACATAGGCCTCTTAATCTAGTAAACAAGGGCTTTGAGATACAAAGATGAGACCCCATGGGCCATGATATCCACgagaaaaataaactaaataatttttttttttttcatattcaaGTTTCTGACCATAGATTATACAATTCGCCGACCCGAGGCATTTCCCTGAAAAATCTATCGAACTCGGTCGCCTCTACACCTGCTTCTGCTTCTCTTCCGCCGCCGAAAAAACTGCTGCGGTGAATCTTTTCCACCGTACCCTTGCCCGGAGAATTCGAAAGGCCCCTCAGCGACGACAGCGTTTTTACCGGTGAGATCTTGAACAATTGACTTGAAGCTCCGAGCATCTGTCTGGACATACTGTGTGTTAATGAAAACAACTTTCGTCGGCTCAGACCTCACTCTAGACATACTTTGATGATCTGCTTTTTCTGTGATGACAAAAAAGAATTAGTATCTGGTATTCTTGTTTTGGTCTCTGAGTAATTTGCCTTTTGAATCTCGAGATGCTTGTTGTATTTATATGTGTAGACAAATATATGCGAACATATATACACagaatgaaaatatatatgttgtcttttttttttttttttgaactgaggctttcttatatgttgtctttttaaaatatatgttccAGAAACATTTAGTGTTGCGATTCCGTATGAACTATATGGATAAGcccagttcaaaaaaaaaaaactatatggaTAAgcgcagattttttttttgaatcagcataattaaaaacaattatgcAAACGCAATTATTATATAGGTTGAATGATTTATTGGTTCTGGAACATACTTACGTATGGTGTTACGATCAAAGGCTTTCATGTATAACGATTTTTTTGGCGAAGATATTCCACTTACTATAGAAATTAGACTCAGTTAATTAACGTTGCATTATAGAAAGGTTTGTAACCGAATGGATCAAATGAAACTTGGAGATTGTAACTATATTTCAAGGATTTTTGTACAGATGTGAGGTTTATTTTGCTACCTTTACACCAACAGTTTTCACTGTAAATGCAGATAGATTTGATGGATACcttttttatacaaatttgaTAGGTGTTTATAACTTTATATGAGTAATAACAAAAgctatttatgttttttttctcttaattttttgGGGGAAAAGGTGATAAATTACGGTCAATTACGGcgtattatttaaatatacatgTGGCCTTTGACGTGATTCTTGTATGAGGTAAAACAGGTTAGACCGTTATTAGTCTAGCAGCCTTGACTGACCA from Raphanus sativus cultivar WK10039 chromosome 8, ASM80110v3, whole genome shotgun sequence includes:
- the LOC108822392 gene encoding interactor of constitutive active ROPs 1, translating into MPRPRVSELSQGQAPRLRTSSSTSNSNSNHPNRLLSSKFGADRKSPRSGGGGPPPLGQKKLGGRISDLESQLGQAQEELRLLKEQLANAEAVKKQAQNELHHDNNNNSTKPNPLAGVEGSASEAEAVDRDEIRGDLENETDVFEVPVAVVKEEDGKLVVKEDEIKMLKARLYDMEKEQKSLGKENESLKNQLSDAASEMSKVKGNEDEMASKVSQIGEELEQSRAKTAHLEEKLESMEEAKEALEAEMKKLRVQTEQWRKAADAAAAVLSGESETNSQGRSGAAGGGLFDQSAVVGFMDDDSDDAVGSSGKRKSSGMKMFGDLWKKKGHK
- the LOC108836421 gene encoding LOW QUALITY PROTEIN: VQ motif-containing protein 1 (The sequence of the model RefSeq protein was modified relative to this genomic sequence to represent the inferred CDS: deleted 1 base in 1 codon), which produces MSRVRSEPTKVVFINTQYVQTDARSFKSIVQDLTGKNAVVAEGPFEFSGQGYGGKDSPQQFFGGGREAEAGVEATEFDRFFREMPRVGELYNLWSET